A window of Schistocerca serialis cubense isolate TAMUIC-IGC-003099 chromosome 1, iqSchSeri2.2, whole genome shotgun sequence genomic DNA:
TCAGGCAGTCTTTCTCATGATACCCATACCGAAAAAACCATCTGTCATCGTTACCTCACACCAAATtgtcatcttgccactgctgccttctcaattgCTCTAAAATGCGCGTCTTGTAgcggaatatgatggctgcaaagccagaaatactaCAATAtcccgtaaacgactcgcactagaatcctgcaacaaacgcagTTTATATTCTAATTTAACCAACGTTTGATTTGTTAATGTCGATAGTCATGGTTCCACTTAAAGTTTATGTCTgcacaaaagaaaaactttctaagtattattgtgAACTATTAatggctaacaataagagcccgtgactaccaatccattctctgAAAACCGCACACAAATAGcatttccatttctgtaacacAGGGTTATACTAAATGATGGAACCATTACAAAAATTCGTGTGTATTAAAGTACAaacccaaaatgaacaagctttataccaatgaaaagaggaagtttaagCGTTTTTGGTTGGAGGGCGTGGGctggcggtgatggtttcagaagaggCCGGTAGAGTTCACGCGGCTATAGGGCCGTTTAGAGAGCCTATATAGGcatctgaaaggatttgtatggagtgtagccatgtgtggaagtgaaacatggacgataaatagtttggacgagaagagacgatttcgaaatgtggtgcagcagaagaatgctgaagattagattggtagatcacataattaatgaggtactgaatagatttggggagaagataaatttgtggcactgcttgactagaagaaggggtcgattggtaggacatattctgaggtatcaagggatcaccaatttagtattggagggcagcgcggaggttaaaactcgtagagggagaccaagagatgaatacactaaacagattcggaacgatgtaggttgcagtaggtactgggagatgaagtagtttacacaggatagagtagcatggagagctgcagcaaaccagtctctggagtgaagacaacaacaacaacaacaaattgatatcaaacattatgaaaaaaactttgaaacttcctcttctcATTtgcataaagcttgttcattttgaatttgaacttcaataaatacgaagttttgaaaatggtttataactgcccacgtcgtgttttgccgactccactgtagcctggatggatttttaagtttgttttatatgcctcacttctaatttcaccacacaagtctccggggttgagcagttattgcccgatgacgacacgcaatgcAGTTTGTTAAaacggagttcgccgttattaattatgtttttagatttaattttattattcgtacagagactcaacgttcctttatttaacagcgcgtcgtcaaaataagtatgaaatgctaatgtcctTGCAATGCATAATATCGAGTATTGCGTtgaagttcgtacctattttgccgtTTTAGAGAAGATAAACCTTAAgcacttctgcttctatagtctcagtatcaaatgttcactaatttcaatatacttcctatctcagttcagtatttatcacaaattatatatcaatgtcatttcagagatattacgtcggttccacactaatagaataacacgtaattgtcatttaacatcaattttattaataatcctttttcttatgacgtaaatattaatgaatgatcactatctaggaggaaagagggattgatcctaatcatgagataatagcttttaatgagcccgcaatcgttaattaaataaaaagtcacgttcaaggatgatatgcgaacaactttcgttacgtccgttttcacgtatctgtcaaaactaatcctgtcgcccacaattcaaattaacactgacgttaaccccttttgtcggaatatcgaatcgtaactattatgtgaaagtttattctagtccccgaattaattgctttcagatacgcgcacgaccgaacagcagaacggaacacaaacgacatgttttaacaaccgaacaacgcaatgacgttacattacgacaatatccgcccaatgaacatctcttcgactttatcttctctactctgcttaattaaattaatcctaattacaatttattcagttatttaacgaaaacatccaacaaaaaataaaatttatcccaacgtaaaagatccgttataggttccatcatttagaataacgtTTACTCACGATGCATGTTTTAGATTATTCACCCTGTATGTGATAGCACAGGTCGCAATGACGTTTGAGCTCATAATGTCTCTCGTGTCAACAGTGCCCCCAGCTGACGACATCCTCTCGAAGGATGGCGACGACTACGGCGATAACTTGAGCGAGGGCGACGCCTACTGGGTGGAGCGCCTGCCGCCCGTGGGCTCTCGCCTGGCCCAATACACGCCCATCGAGCTGACGCGTAGCCTGCCATGGCAGGACACGGCGGCCCGCCGCCGACTCTACCAGCTGGTGCAGCGCCTGCAGACCGCCGCCCGCCGGCACCTAGGATGGCGTGTCCAGCCCTGGGGTGCCCACGACGCTCAGCCGCTCCCAGAGGACCCCCCTCCACAGCACACGTGGTACCCGCATCAGGAGTCGGGGCCGTACGTCTTCAAGGACACTGCACCCGATGAGGACCCGTCGGACAAGGAACCCGGCATTCACAGCACTTCTCCAAACCCAATTCATCCCTATCATGTCATTACACAAATGGCTGCCCATTCGCAAGATGATCACGCTTCTACAATTGATCTTCCCCTGGAGGAGTTTTCACCAAAACCACTTAAGCCTCCGTTCACATTATCAAAAAATCCTGTCTACCCTTATTATTCAATTTCGCAAGTATTCGCGCAGAATCCAACTGGTGTCGAACTGACTAACCAGCATGGAATTCCTGTGAACAATGCTGGCATTGCAGGCAACTTCATACCTCCATCTCCAGTGGACAGTTCAAATCAAAATCATCCCGCAGTAACTGCAACAATGAATCATGATGTGAAGCCTGCACAACAAATCCCAAGTCACCTTCAGACAAATGTCTCCCTCATACATCATACTTCAACTGATGCAGCTCCTGTCACAGTTTCTTGGATGGAGACGTCATCGGAAAATTCTACTGCTCCTTACTACACTGTTCCGAATACATCTGCTCATCCTGATCTAAATTCTACATCTCAAACACATACTACCCAGCAGCATACGACCACGCATAGCGTTATCAACAATACTGAACCAATTACTCACTCTTCAACCGAAGTTACGACAGTAAGTTCGGTCTATCCTCTCCATACAGTTAAGTTTCCTAGCACCATTCACGAATCAAACGGAACTGAGCTAATCACCGAACCTTCGGCGAATACTTTCTCGGAAACGCTGGCCACTCAAAACAGTAATTCGCCAGTATCTCTCTCTCATGATACGAAACCGACAATTCAGACATCTACCGACAAACCCCATGCTGCTTACCTCAATACTTCTAATGAGAGTGGACCAGTGACCGAAATATCTTCACAGTACACTGTTTCAGAATTAACTACCTACAATTTAACTTCGGCAGACCATAGCATCAGTGATCTAAATATTACGTCATCCATGCACAATCTTAGTTCTGTGGAAAACATTGGGATTACCATGCTCCCTTCGACGGACGAAACTTCACAAAATTCTCAAAATCCTCAACATACGTTGTTCACAATCACTTCTAGTGACCCTGGTACAAACATTGCGACTactgaggtatttgtggagaatATTTTAGGAGATGTCACTGAAAATAACTTTCCAATTACTGTTACATCAACTCACAAAGATGAAAAACCAGGCGACGATAGTACTGACAAAACTAACCGGCCGATCCATGAAGAGACCACCACAGCAACCCCAGTTGCAACGCATAAAACGATTGAACCGTTGAATACTTCATCATTTGCAGTAACTGCTGCAACTGTTGGACCAAATAAAGCAGCTGAACTTAATGTAAGCAGTACGCCATTACCTGATCATGTGCAGAATACACCAAACTATTTTAGTGTGGAATCACATGATACATTTATGACAAATGACGACGCGAGTATCCATAATAAAGATGATTTCAGTGTAATCCATTCTCCAGAATTTACTCATATAATCTCTGACATAATTTATAGCTCCGAGCTTAGTTCCTTCCAGCATGCAGTAGGATTTGCTCATGGAAATAGTGCAGACTCCAGCACGAATTCAACGACGGAATACGTCAACAAGTTCACTGTCCCATCTGCAAATAGCACTTCCACAGAATTTTCAACGCTCGCAGATGTACATTATGATGTTGTGGCACACCCCTCAGACAAACACGTTTACAATGTGTCAACGAATCAGGAAACCAGCCCCATAGAAGTAGAATTCTCAGACGAATACGAAGACTCGCTTTCTGTACCAATAATCAACTTGCCTGAAGTGTCACTCCAGGTAGTGAGTGGTTTAGTGCCTGTTCTGACAGAAGAGACAACCACAGAGGCTGTAGATACGGACGTTGTAGCCACAGTGCAGATCACCACACCTTTTGAAATCAGTACAGAACAAACGTCCAAAGGTTTGTCGGTTGTAAATGAGCTTGCGACGCCAGGGTTATCGGATGTGGTAATGACGTCCACAGTCGTATTGTCAATACAGTCTGCCGAAAAGGTTACGACAGAATCTCTGGTTGACGTATCCGAATCTACAGCCTTTAATAGGTCAGAGATTCCGAATGAGAGCCAATCGACGTTTATGAATTCCGCAACGGAGTCAATTAAATCACAAGCACCGGATAGTGCCGAAGAGCTTGATAATTCTCAGAGCAATTGGATGCCAACAACAGATTCTATGAGTAGCGGTGACGATGTATTAATAGAATGGAACAGTGACACTGAAACAATTCGCGATACAACTGTGCTCTATGATACTACACAACCGCAACCTGTAATTACAGATAATGTAGATGAGATTGATAATTATTCGACAGTTACAGTTGCTGATAGCGCAAGCCGTTTGACGACAGTTCTATACCACGTCACCGACCATATTGACCCGTCATTTtcgcaaaacgaagataatgctcATGGTACTTCAGTAGAAGTCCTAACTGAGGAAGACAGTCTTGTTACTGAAGGAGTATCGCACGGTGCACAAGTTCAGGAAGAAACTACTACTGAAACGTACGCTGGAGCTAACGGCGAGAGTTGGCAGGAATTTTCATCGACATCTTACCCTGAAACTGGCGAAAGCACTGAAAGAGTACACTCAAGTGACATAGTTGCGGCCGAGAATGACGCCACTCCTTACTTCCCAGACATTCAAGCATCAGCGTCTGAAGAGAATGTGGACAACATCAACAAACAAACAATAGTGGCTGCTCAAACCAACAAAGCACAAAACGGCGAGTATGGAGTTACAGGAGTCACAGAAGATGTAATTCACGCAGACGGTTCAACGCACTACCATGGCAATCCAAATGGTGTATTTGGCGGATATGAAATTACCAATAACCCAGTTGGAATCCAGACGACATTTATTGGAACTTATGAAACCACTGATAGAACTTACATAGTAGGCGACACCATACGTAACAGTTCCGTTACTCTGCCGTCAAATACGCAGGTCTATCACTCTGAAAATAATTCGCCTCTGAAACACCCAGGTGACGGGAGCATTACAGATTACGGCGACGCCTATGAACATGTCGATTCGCCACATGTCACGACATACGACGACGAAATAATGGAAGCTACATCAGGATTATCAGCAAACAGTGGCCAAAAACTTGAAACGGAACATCAAGTTGAATTCGATGAAGATGATTCACATGACCCTTACCACAGTTCTCAACATGAGACACATGTCCCACACCTTGGTTCTCAAGAACATGTGTACGACTACAGTTCTGAAGATGAGTGGGTGTACAGTCATGACAATGGCTTTTATGAACATGAGGAATCTAATCCTCAGCATAGTTCTTATGACATTGAGGCATCTGACCCCCACAATGGTTCTCCTGAACATGAAGCATACGACCCCCATCATGGTTCTTACGAACAGGATGTGTATGACTCCTATCACAGTTCTCACGAACATGAAGCATATGACCCCCACCATGGTACTGAAGAACATGAGGATTATGAACATCAGAACAGTTCTCAAGATGACACGAACATCGATGTGGATGAAGACCCGAAGGAAATAATACCTCCACCCTTCTTCACCACTGACAAAACGCTGAACTATGAAAGTAGCTCACTTCATCCAGAGAGCGATAAGATACCATTAGAGGAAACGACCATCATATCAGAAATACACTTTCCTGGTGGATCTAGCCCATGGGAAAAGGATGGAATAGTTAAAATCGAACTCCAGGAGCCGCAATCGTTATCACACATGTCACAAGAAGACAGTTCAGAAGCAGAATTTACAACACTGGCCTCAACAGACTATTCACATACTGATGTCACAAATATTTTACAGGAAGAAGCTGCGTTTAGCTATGTGGAGAATGAAGGAAATGATCGACCACCTGCAGGAAATCTGAACACAGGAGACCACAGTGAAATGACAATACTACCAACACTACAAAGTGAGCCAAGCAGTGAAATTATTGTACCACAAGACACAGATGTACAAAATGGCTTCACAGGAAATGAGACTACATCTTTCATTGAAGAATTTCACTTTCCCACAACAACGAATAAACAAGATGAAATTACTGATGGATATTTGAAACCGGAGCTGTCGGCAAACGACCCTGACATTACCCAGACGACCACTGTCGATTTACCTGAAACCAGCTCCCAACAGCATATGATAACTGTCGAGAAGCTTACAGCAGTTGATGACTACACAGAGTTAAGCGAAGTAAATTATGTTTCACCTGTCGCTACCAGTAATGAAAGTGGCGTGGACAATGAGGGTACCACCTACACAAATGAACAGACCGTTGTTTCTATGCTGGAAGCAGAAACTACTACGTTAGTCGTGACTTCACTATCAAACCAAAGTTATTCATTAGCGGAATCAGGTGAAATCAGTGGTTTCCCTACTGAAAGTACATCCGACATACAAACTCAAGCAGCAGAGGGGAACTATGTCACAGATCAGACAGAATTAATAACGGAACTGTCGTCCCAGCCAGAGGACAATATTGCAGGCAGTACAGTTAAAAATTTGATAGATCGCACTGTCAGCTCAGTAATGACTATAATCTCTCAAGCTCAAGAACTCACTACAGCAGGAAGTGCAATATCAGAGGAGCAAGGACGTCTTGTAGACCACCATTACAATCATCAGGTGTTACCAGATGCATCAGAATATGTTACTGTGATTTCACCATCTTGGACAAAGCCAGCAGTTCATGACCCAAACAAAGAACACTTAACTGGAGAGTCTACATATGGCTCCAATACACAGGATGGCTCCCATGAACAGCATGCAAAAGTTACAGGACAAGTAAATGTTGAACATGACACAACACTAATCAAAAACAAAACGCCACTCTCTGAAAATCAACTTCACCACAAAGATAATGAAGCTCACAATCACAAGGATAATCATAAGGGTGATGGTGGGGATGATCACTACCCCAAAGATGGCGATGATGTTGGTCATGACCACACAGCTGATGATGACGATCATGGCAAGCATGAGGATGATAATGACCACAAGCATGAGGATGACGACAATGACCACAAGCATGAGGATGGAGAGGATGACTACCACAAGCAAAAGGATGGCACCGACGACGACCACAAGCatgaggacgacgacgacgaccacca
This region includes:
- the LOC126455705 gene encoding uncharacterized protein LOC126455705 — protein: MWLPLLLYVLPLTASLPAWMDHLQVPPADDILSKDGDDYGDNLSEGDAYWVERLPPVGSRLAQYTPIELTRSLPWQDTAARRRLYQLVQRLQTAARRHLGWRVQPWGAHDAQPLPEDPPPQHTWYPHQESGPYVFKDTAPDEDPSDKEPGIHSTSPNPIHPYHVITQMAAHSQDDHASTIDLPLEEFSPKPLKPPFTLSKNPVYPYYSISQVFAQNPTGVELTNQHGIPVNNAGIAGNFIPPSPVDSSNQNHPAVTATMNHDVKPAQQIPSHLQTNVSLIHHTSTDAAPVTVSWMETSSENSTAPYYTVPNTSAHPDLNSTSQTHTTQQHTTTHSVINNTEPITHSSTEVTTVVSGLVPVLTEETTTEAVDTDVVATVQITTPFEISTEQTSKDNVDEIDNYSTVTVADSASRLTTVLYHVTDHIDPSFSQNEDNAHGTSVEVLTEEDSLVTEGVSHGAQVQEETTTETYAGANGESWQEFSSTSYPETGESTERVHSSDIVAAENDATPYFPDIQASASEENVDNINKQTIVAAQTNKAQNGEYGVTGVTEDVIHADGSTHYHGNPNGVFGGYEITNNPVGIQTTFIGTYETTDRTYIVGDTIRNSSVTLPSNTQVYHSENNSPLKHPGDGSITDYGDAYEHVDSPHVTTYDDEIMEATSGLSANSGQKLETEHQVEFDEDDSHDPYHSSQHETHVPHLGSQEHVYDYSSEDEWVYSHDNGFYEHEESNPQHSSYDIEASDPHNGSPEHEAYDPHHGSYEQDVYDSYHSSHEHEAYDPHHGTEEHEDYEHQNSSQDDTNIDVDEDPKEIIPPPFFTTDKTLNYESSSLHPESDKIPLEETTIISEIHFPGGSSPWEKDGIVKIELQEPQSLSHMSQEDSSEAEFTTLASTDYSHTDVTNILQEEAAFSYVENEGNDRPPAGNLNTGDHSEMTILPTLQSEPSSEIIVPQDTDVQNGFTGNETTSFIEEFHFPTTTNKQDEITDGYLKPELSANDPDITQTTTVDLPETSSQQHMITVEKLTAVDDYTELSEVNYVSPVATSNESGVDNEGTTYTNEQTVVSMLEAETTTLVVTSLSNQSYSLAESGEISGFPTESTSDIQTQAAEGNYVTDQTELITELSSQPEDNIAGSTVKNLIDRTVSSVMTIISQAQELTTAGSAISEEQGRLVDHHYNHQVLPDASEYVTVISPSWTKPAVHDPNKEHLTGESTYGSNTQDGSHEQHAKVTGQVNVEHDTTLIKNKTPLSENQLHHKDNEAHNHKDNHKGDGGDDHYPKDGDDVGHDHTADDDDHEQATEVVIAFTMEPLVGTTEPPLVSTTEEALLAVTAAITMEEAPFIILGEAVPTTTTEEVGRSTDTTTTEENGVMVTTSTTEYHGEVTNTTMSNWAGMAFTIAPTTEEVGEAITTAATTEEVGEAVTTAATTEEVGEAVTTAATTEEVGEAVTTAATTEEVGEAVTTAATTEEVGEAVTTAATTEEVGEAVTTVATTEEVGEAVTTAATTEEVGEAVTTAATTEEVGEAVTIAATTEEVGEAVTTAATTEEVGEAVTTAATTEEVGEAVTTAAMTEEVGEAVTTAATTEAVGEAVTTVATTEEVGEAVTTAATTEEVGEAVTTAATIEEVGEAVTTAATTEEVGDDVTAAATTEEAGDVVTAAATTEEAGEVVTAAATTEEAGEVATAAATTEEPGEIVTAAATTEEAGEIVTAAATTEEAGEIVTAAATTEEAGEIVTAAATTEEAGEVVTAAATTEEAGEVVTAAATTEEAGEVVTAAATTEEAGEVVTAAATTEEAGEVVTAAATTEEAGEVVTAAATTEEAGESVTVISVPIAEEAGEVVTTLTVPTTEEARETVATAAMTQEAEESITTAAMTEEAEEAVTTAAMPEEAGEAFTAVTMAMTEESGEAAATATTTEEPGVAAATAATTEGPGVAAANAATTEGPGEAAATAATTEEPGVAPATAATTEEPEVAAATAATTEGPGEAAATAATTEEPGEAAATAATTEEPGEAAATAATTEEPGEAAATAATTEEPGETAAAGTTTKAEEATEATATVSMTEEFTEAVVTSTINTEEVAISDMSTRPGNARTMVELNSLHDVYINKALTENVVSEDHTNESNNEIDTFVTLQAASDSGWTTTDSLIPLDSSIESAFTEKPKIPVSESYTDRPHQVQNLLQHSGHRDSYDSLAYSAEHSEEVLSPAPDSALSHLSGTNGGDGGLVRNVSIYHTTGHADEKLVNKELVKEGGQRIIQVTPALTLLLHRLLAENEPTVFSASSDRLGKILRFAKSKLEEKARDFKLPVHRDFSGESDTVVGTVSVTQFGSETGTEETPADESATEMNGEYIELTAEDVLLLIPIIIEELKNGVMTAEEQELFQGVFGDLWPIIVAEAAARRHRDEMAATGAAARPRENAPAEAAEARRRRSASIRSLLFGESGTAKTSSSGAVESHRGAPLLSEEVLFYEGADNGAEAVDTRPRGRPSSQQHRRHHHRQPRVGVAAPAP